In a single window of the Limnochorda sp. L945t genome:
- a CDS encoding DUF4384 domain-containing protein, whose translation MSAERAAQARRGRAPASSIGRIAVAWVLLTAAALTAGPWAPAATADSGEDGAKAAVEEGTPPLKPEAIIVQPGPSDLRTGIWTDRARYRDGDKLKVSFFVSAPAYVYIYDLDTAGNVRLIFPNRYEPDNFVQAGTHSLPRRGYSFVVRGPAGAEYLQIIASLHPLELAPSGAFATSPFPEIGKSGPEVKRRVERMLQASGAGWAVAWTGFYVVTPGPPSPPPPPPPPPPPPPPMYGGWGTLTIDTSPPGARAYVDGDYVGITPTETSVRPGWHRIAVRLDDYPERSLRVHVSAGERQVVEVVWQADERERYTPPPPPPPRLQQPPPVSPRRAGPPRARLGLSAGVDPTGIWSLGIEGGSRTVAMGGSVRLTAAPLDPNSRGPVDNPELVKNGPEWELYLKLAAPLSPELSLEGSVGGAWQPMAEQQASSALPWTTGPFAVIPTANWQPVPAEFHITWGLGLRWDFPWSYLSAGWHNRRGVVVGLGVRF comes from the coding sequence TTGAGCGCTGAACGAGCGGCGCAGGCCCGCAGGGGCCGAGCGCCCGCATCGAGCATCGGACGCATCGCCGTGGCATGGGTGCTGCTCACGGCCGCGGCGTTGACGGCAGGGCCGTGGGCGCCCGCAGCGACGGCCGACTCCGGTGAGGACGGCGCCAAGGCCGCCGTCGAGGAAGGCACGCCGCCGCTCAAGCCGGAGGCCATCATCGTCCAGCCCGGTCCCTCGGACCTGCGCACCGGGATCTGGACGGACCGGGCCCGCTACCGCGACGGCGACAAGCTGAAGGTCAGCTTTTTCGTGAGCGCGCCTGCGTACGTGTACATTTACGACCTGGACACCGCCGGCAACGTGCGCCTCATCTTCCCCAACCGCTACGAGCCCGACAACTTCGTGCAGGCGGGCACCCACTCGCTGCCGCGGCGCGGCTACAGTTTCGTGGTACGGGGGCCGGCGGGGGCGGAGTACCTGCAGATCATCGCCTCCTTGCACCCCCTGGAGCTCGCCCCGTCGGGAGCGTTCGCGACCTCTCCCTTCCCGGAGATTGGCAAGAGCGGCCCCGAGGTGAAGCGGCGGGTCGAGCGCATGCTGCAGGCCTCCGGGGCGGGGTGGGCCGTAGCCTGGACGGGTTTTTATGTGGTGACGCCGGGACCTCCCTCGCCCCCGCCGCCCCCGCCTCCTCCGCCACCACCGCCACCCCCCATGTATGGGGGCTGGGGCACGCTCACCATCGACACCAGCCCTCCCGGCGCCCGGGCCTACGTGGACGGCGACTACGTCGGGATCACCCCGACCGAGACCAGCGTGCGTCCCGGCTGGCACCGGATCGCCGTCCGGCTCGACGACTACCCGGAGCGGTCGCTGCGGGTGCACGTCTCTGCCGGGGAGCGCCAGGTCGTCGAGGTGGTGTGGCAGGCCGACGAGCGGGAGCGCTACACCCCGCCGCCTCCCCCGCCGCCGAGGTTGCAACAACCTCCGCCGGTTTCGCCGCGGCGCGCCGGGCCGCCGCGAGCGCGGCTGGGGCTATCGGCAGGCGTGGACCCCACTGGCATCTGGAGCCTCGGCATCGAGGGCGGCAGCCGGACCGTCGCGATGGGCGGCTCGGTGCGATTGACGGCGGCGCCGCTCGATCCGAACTCGCGGGGGCCCGTCGACAACCCCGAGCTCGTCAAGAACGGCCCGGAGTGGGAGCTCTACCTCAAGCTGGCAGCACCCCTGAGCCCCGAACTCTCCCTCGAGGGCAGCGTTGGCGGCGCCTGGCAGCCCATGGCCGAACAACAGGCCTCTTCGGCGTTGCCATGGACCACCGGACCCTTCGCCGTCATCCCCACTGCCAACTGGCAGCCTGTGCCCGCCGAGTTCCACATCACCTGGGGTCTGGGGCTGCGGTGGGACTTTCCGTGGAGCTACCTCTCGGCCGGCTGGCACAACCGCCGGGGCGTGGTGGTGGGGCTGGGCGTACGGTTCTAG
- a CDS encoding SDH family Clp fold serine proteinase: MTFSLFDLFWIFLLISSLSPALRQRAIEAQRIRTIRRLEMRRHSRVITLIHRQESVAFLGIPIARYIDINDSEEILRAIKLTPPEMPIDLILHTPGGLVLATEQIAHALINRTGRVTVFIPHYAMSGGTLLALAADEVVMDPNAVLGPVDPQIGNFAAADILKVLETKPASEIDDQTLILAQMARKALAQVRDLVIRLTTANGMPQEKAERLAEVLGTGRWTHDYPITFEQARELGLPVSDDMPAEVYELMDLFPQPAQRRPTVQYIPLPYGERMPAPRPRSSRPHG; encoded by the coding sequence ATGACGTTCAGCCTGTTCGACCTGTTCTGGATCTTCTTGCTCATCTCGTCCCTATCGCCTGCGCTTCGCCAGCGCGCCATCGAGGCCCAGCGCATCCGCACCATCCGCCGCCTGGAGATGCGGCGGCACAGCCGCGTCATCACGCTCATCCATCGCCAGGAGTCGGTGGCCTTCCTGGGGATCCCCATCGCGCGCTACATCGACATCAACGACTCCGAGGAGATCCTGAGGGCCATCAAGCTCACCCCGCCCGAGATGCCCATCGACCTCATCCTGCATACACCCGGCGGCCTGGTGCTGGCCACCGAGCAGATCGCCCACGCTCTCATCAACCGCACCGGCAGGGTCACCGTCTTCATCCCGCACTATGCCATGTCCGGCGGGACGCTCCTTGCGCTCGCCGCCGATGAGGTGGTCATGGACCCCAACGCCGTGCTCGGCCCCGTCGACCCGCAGATCGGCAACTTCGCCGCCGCCGACATCTTGAAGGTGCTGGAGACCAAGCCCGCCAGCGAGATCGACGACCAGACCCTCATCCTGGCGCAGATGGCCAGAAAGGCCCTCGCCCAGGTGCGCGATCTCGTCATCCGTCTCACCACGGCCAACGGCATGCCGCAGGAGAAGGCGGAGCGCCTCGCCGAGGTGCTCGGTACCGGGCGGTGGACCCACGACTACCCCATCACCTTCGAGCAGGCAAGAGAGCTCGGTCTGCCCGTCAGCGACGACATGCCGGCCGAGGTGTACGAGCTCATGGACCTCTTTCCCCAGCCTGCCCAGCGCAGGCCGACCGTCCAGTACATCCCCCTGCCTTACGGGGAGCGGATGCCGGCGCCTCGGCCACGGAGCAGCCGCCCGCACGGCTGA
- a CDS encoding PD-(D/E)XK nuclease family protein, translating into MGVHSVQSQSQLVERLARRCREHPLDPLTVVVPSWAAALQVLRRLAERLEGRSCLGLYLLTPGQLAARLAGWPAGATGLRALPPHGLLVLVQEMLEQSAPAYFDAIRDRPGLARVLARTVSFLRHHGVPPSRLRELAAAVASEDRARWEAIATVYEAISERLVPVGGMRGGGEWADGAAVWWMACQAVRAGEAARRLGGAGLILWGVDALYDPGHLWHLLRASLVAAGSGTKVEEIGLPGAGEAGEASCAGAVQAASVTIVSATDEVREGQLAAQAVLDAARRGVPLARVAVVVRSRDAAGPVLDALARAGVEPFAPGVRRVAELPGARALLGWLEVTEQGLPRAQTIEWLASSPLRPEWLGSIEDRWMPVAWDALSARAGITAGLDAWERRIAEATSVLQEEPGWPDFARAARTLVARARQWPQESSWAGWAAACSRFVQEALRPGEAMQQLMGLLQGLSELDALVGAEEKARVAPARFREILASALHGAAIPTGHFEQGRPAVLDAPLAAGCSFDTVVVAGLNDPGWPRPAEQDPLLGVADLQRLGLGTAGERAAWHARRERLYFAAAVGAAERLLQVSWPRAEAISGRERVPSPLLRWLQQEAPAVQERQSGGASLDPLDLASFDAHLAARLGARAEPYLASRYPRAAAGALAQRQRWSRSLTEWDGLVEAVAQATDASQPATLELTPTGLERYARCPRAYFFERALGISEEEAPEEGEGLEGFARGRVVHRALELFFRWWAGQGAAAGSSQERREVLAQAVDQAVAQNYPAVAALPGVARIQRDLLVEALARFIAGHVEALRRDGWQPIRFEEPFSVRLADLVPGLEVRLRGRIDRVDEQRAGETGRPVAVRVIDYKTSRPRTSLDGPGLKAGTDLQLPVYLLAASRLAGLEASACRASFLFLGADGTATELPLDGAEWAGSWPHVERAVATLAGLLAAGSFPPLPRDEQDCRRCTFYVVCGPEARRQGERKASDALVRPLVDLRAPGDRSETGGGRP; encoded by the coding sequence ATGGGGGTTCACAGCGTCCAGAGCCAGTCCCAGCTGGTAGAGCGCCTCGCGCGGCGCTGCCGGGAGCACCCGCTCGATCCCCTGACCGTGGTGGTGCCTTCCTGGGCCGCGGCCTTGCAGGTGCTGCGGCGGCTGGCGGAGCGGCTGGAAGGCCGCTCGTGCCTGGGGCTGTACCTGCTGACCCCCGGCCAGCTGGCGGCCCGCCTGGCCGGATGGCCCGCAGGCGCGACTGGGCTCCGGGCACTCCCGCCCCACGGGCTGCTCGTGCTGGTCCAAGAGATGCTCGAGCAGTCCGCTCCCGCGTACTTCGACGCCATCCGTGACCGGCCGGGGCTGGCGCGGGTGCTGGCGCGCACCGTGAGCTTCCTGCGCCATCACGGGGTGCCGCCGTCGCGCCTTCGGGAACTGGCCGCCGCAGTGGCGTCCGAGGATCGGGCCCGGTGGGAGGCGATCGCCACGGTGTACGAGGCGATCAGCGAGCGACTCGTGCCGGTGGGCGGCATGCGAGGCGGCGGGGAGTGGGCCGACGGGGCGGCCGTCTGGTGGATGGCCTGCCAGGCCGTCAGGGCGGGCGAAGCCGCCAGGCGGCTGGGAGGCGCCGGCCTCATCCTCTGGGGTGTCGACGCGCTGTACGACCCCGGCCATCTGTGGCACCTGCTTCGGGCGTCGCTGGTGGCGGCCGGGTCGGGCACGAAGGTGGAGGAGATCGGGCTGCCGGGCGCGGGCGAAGCGGGCGAAGCGTCTTGCGCCGGGGCGGTGCAGGCGGCTTCGGTCACGATCGTCTCGGCGACGGACGAGGTGCGGGAGGGGCAGCTGGCGGCCCAGGCCGTCCTGGATGCGGCACGAAGGGGCGTGCCGTTGGCCCGCGTGGCGGTCGTCGTGCGCTCCAGGGATGCCGCCGGGCCGGTGCTGGACGCGCTCGCGCGAGCGGGCGTGGAGCCCTTCGCCCCCGGCGTGCGGCGCGTGGCCGAGTTGCCCGGGGCGCGGGCTTTGCTCGGCTGGCTCGAAGTAACGGAGCAAGGGCTACCCCGCGCCCAGACCATCGAATGGCTGGCCTCGTCGCCGTTGCGCCCGGAATGGCTGGGCTCGATCGAGGATCGGTGGATGCCCGTGGCCTGGGACGCCCTGTCAGCCCGGGCGGGGATCACGGCGGGCCTCGACGCCTGGGAGCGCCGGATTGCCGAGGCGACCTCCGTGCTGCAGGAGGAGCCGGGGTGGCCGGACTTTGCCCGGGCGGCCCGGACACTGGTCGCCCGTGCCAGGCAGTGGCCGCAGGAGAGCTCCTGGGCAGGGTGGGCCGCGGCATGCAGCCGCTTCGTGCAGGAGGCGCTCCGGCCGGGCGAAGCGATGCAGCAGCTGATGGGGCTGCTCCAGGGCCTTTCGGAGCTGGACGCGCTGGTGGGCGCTGAGGAGAAAGCCCGGGTCGCGCCCGCGCGCTTTCGCGAGATCCTGGCCAGCGCTCTACACGGCGCCGCCATCCCCACCGGGCACTTCGAGCAGGGGCGCCCGGCCGTGCTGGATGCCCCGCTGGCCGCAGGCTGCAGCTTCGACACGGTCGTGGTCGCCGGCCTCAACGACCCCGGCTGGCCCCGGCCCGCAGAGCAGGACCCTCTCCTGGGAGTGGCGGACCTCCAGCGGCTCGGTCTGGGCACCGCGGGAGAGCGGGCCGCCTGGCACGCTCGCCGGGAAAGGCTCTACTTCGCGGCGGCGGTCGGGGCCGCCGAGCGCCTCTTGCAGGTGAGCTGGCCCCGGGCGGAGGCCATCTCCGGGAGAGAGCGCGTGCCCTCGCCGCTGCTGCGGTGGCTGCAGCAGGAGGCGCCTGCGGTACAGGAGCGGCAGAGCGGGGGGGCCTCGCTCGATCCGCTCGACCTCGCCTCGTTCGATGCCCACCTCGCCGCCCGCCTGGGTGCCAGGGCGGAGCCCTATCTCGCCTCCCGCTACCCCCGGGCGGCTGCAGGGGCCCTGGCGCAACGGCAGCGCTGGAGCCGGAGCCTGACCGAGTGGGACGGCCTGGTGGAGGCGGTAGCGCAGGCAACGGATGCGTCGCAGCCGGCAACCCTCGAGCTCACGCCGACCGGGCTCGAACGGTACGCCCGCTGCCCCCGGGCCTACTTCTTCGAACGGGCGCTGGGTATCTCGGAGGAGGAGGCGCCGGAGGAAGGCGAGGGCCTCGAGGGATTTGCCCGCGGAAGGGTCGTGCACCGGGCCCTGGAGCTCTTTTTCCGCTGGTGGGCGGGTCAGGGCGCCGCCGCGGGCTCTTCCCAGGAGCGGCGTGAGGTGCTCGCTCAGGCCGTGGACCAGGCCGTGGCCCAGAACTACCCCGCCGTGGCCGCTCTGCCGGGGGTGGCCCGCATCCAGCGCGACCTCCTCGTCGAGGCTCTGGCGCGGTTCATCGCCGGGCATGTGGAGGCGCTCCGCCGGGATGGGTGGCAGCCCATCCGGTTCGAGGAGCCGTTCTCCGTGAGGCTGGCCGACCTGGTGCCGGGGCTCGAGGTACGCTTGCGCGGGCGCATCGACCGGGTGGACGAGCAGCGGGCCGGCGAGACGGGCCGCCCGGTGGCGGTCCGGGTCATCGACTACAAGACCTCCCGGCCCCGGACGAGCCTCGACGGGCCCGGCCTGAAGGCCGGTACGGACCTCCAGCTGCCGGTGTACTTGCTCGCCGCAAGCCGGTTGGCCGGTCTCGAAGCCTCGGCCTGCCGGGCCTCGTTTCTCTTCCTGGGGGCGGACGGCACGGCGACGGAGCTTCCTCTGGACGGGGCCGAGTGGGCAGGCTCGTGGCCGCACGTCGAGCGGGCGGTGGCCACCCTGGCGGGCCTGCTGGCGGCCGGCAGCTTCCCGCCCCTGCCGAGAGACGAGCAAGATTGCAGGCGTTGCACCTTTTACGTCGTGTGCGGCCCTGAAGCCCGCCGCCAGGGGGAGCGCAAGGCGAGCGACGCGCTCGTCCGGCCCCTGGTGGATCTGCGCGCTCCGGGCGACCGCTCCGAGACGGGGGGTGGACGTCCATGA
- a CDS encoding DUF4384 domain-containing protein: protein MRRRCRARAWGTVMSLAGWMLIPLACAGAPAMPALAQKGGSVGPEAIIIQPPPSSQLKVGITTDRPSYRPGDSIVITIELNRPAYVYIVDMDTEGQVRLLLPNRYERSNHLPAGTTRLPGGGYTLRIAGRPGVEYLQAIASLAPVDSLDPFGATSGGVSGPQLFSQETFPEAKEPTGIRQRIIQRIEAVVPSGQWSVAWTSFRVEGPEAPPPPPPPPSFNEAPVARFEVAPDTPVAGSPVTLDARGSYDRDGFITRYAWDIDGDRRPDAYGERISWTFDQPGRYLVTLTVTDNRRTSDSASQWVVVRAASWVELSIDSRPDDAAVYVDGRFLGRTPVRKLVEQGDHSIEIVQPGYKTWRTRINLDDVEALRLEVDLER, encoded by the coding sequence ATGAGGAGACGGTGCCGTGCCCGGGCCTGGGGAACGGTCATGTCGCTGGCCGGATGGATGTTGATCCCGTTGGCCTGCGCCGGGGCGCCGGCCATGCCGGCGCTGGCCCAGAAGGGCGGGAGCGTGGGCCCGGAGGCGATCATCATCCAGCCGCCGCCCTCCTCGCAGTTGAAAGTCGGGATCACGACGGACCGGCCTTCGTATCGGCCGGGCGACAGCATCGTGATCACCATCGAGCTCAACCGGCCCGCCTACGTGTACATCGTCGACATGGACACGGAAGGCCAGGTCCGCCTGCTCTTGCCCAACCGTTACGAGCGCAGCAACCACCTGCCGGCCGGGACGACGCGCCTGCCCGGAGGCGGCTACACGCTTCGCATCGCGGGGCGACCGGGGGTCGAGTACCTGCAGGCCATCGCCTCGCTGGCCCCCGTCGACTCCCTCGACCCGTTCGGGGCCACGTCCGGCGGCGTGTCCGGCCCGCAGCTCTTCTCCCAGGAGACGTTCCCTGAAGCGAAGGAGCCCACGGGGATCCGGCAACGGATCATCCAGCGCATCGAAGCAGTGGTGCCCTCCGGGCAGTGGTCGGTCGCGTGGACGTCGTTCCGCGTCGAGGGGCCCGAGGCCCCGCCGCCTCCGCCGCCTCCGCCGTCCTTCAATGAGGCGCCGGTGGCGCGGTTCGAAGTGGCACCGGACACCCCTGTGGCCGGTAGCCCGGTGACGCTGGACGCCCGCGGCTCGTACGATCGGGACGGTTTCATCACCCGCTACGCGTGGGACATCGACGGCGATCGGCGCCCGGACGCCTATGGAGAGAGAATCTCCTGGACTTTCGACCAGCCCGGCCGCTACCTCGTGACCCTCACCGTGACGGACAACCGCCGCACCTCGGACTCGGCCAGCCAGTGGGTGGTGGTGCGGGCGGCGTCGTGGGTGGAGCTCAGCATCGACTCCCGGCCGGACGACGCGGCGGTGTACGTGGACGGGCGGTTCCTCGGGCGGACGCCGGTGCGCAAGCTCGTGGAGCAGGGCGACCACTCCATCGAGATCGTGCAGCCCGGGTACAAGACATGGCGGACGCGCATCAACCTCGACGACGTCGAGGCGCTGCGACTGGAGGTGGACCTTGAGCGCTGA
- a CDS encoding isocitrate/isopropylmalate family dehydrogenase, protein MVVLEGDETGQELLEEALRVLDPRVTRVPLEFVRFDLSLENRRLTQNQVVLEAAEALRKAGLGLKAATITPEGRDDVGSPNAILRAAIDGTVIVRTGRVIPGVRPVAGVNAPISVIRMAVGDAYGAREWRERSGQDEIALRTETISRRVCRAVAEFSFLQAKRLGGKVFGGPKYTVSPIYEGMLKEEMDAAASRHPDVPYEPQLIDATYALLLSHTGEPLVIPALNRDGDCLSDLVLQMFGTIAGSESLLLSMDEQLQVKCVMAEAPHGTAPRLRGRNVANPLAMILAGAALLSYVPGGAGQRASRAIYEAALEAVRAGVRTVDLGGQATTTEFTDEVIERVRAKLEVWESLRLQA, encoded by the coding sequence ATGGTGGTGCTGGAAGGGGACGAGACCGGGCAGGAGCTCCTGGAGGAGGCGCTCCGCGTGCTCGACCCCCGGGTGACCAGGGTACCTCTGGAGTTCGTGCGGTTCGATCTGAGCCTGGAAAACCGCCGCCTCACCCAGAACCAGGTGGTGCTGGAGGCCGCCGAGGCGCTGCGCAAGGCGGGGCTGGGGCTCAAGGCGGCGACCATCACGCCCGAGGGGCGAGACGACGTGGGCAGCCCCAACGCCATCCTGCGGGCCGCCATCGACGGCACGGTCATCGTGCGGACGGGGCGGGTCATCCCGGGGGTCAGGCCCGTCGCGGGGGTGAACGCGCCCATCAGCGTCATCCGGATGGCCGTCGGTGACGCCTACGGTGCCCGGGAGTGGCGAGAACGGTCCGGCCAGGACGAGATCGCGCTCCGCACCGAAACCATCAGCCGGAGGGTGTGCAGGGCGGTGGCCGAGTTTTCGTTCTTGCAGGCCAAGCGGCTCGGCGGCAAGGTCTTCGGCGGGCCCAAGTACACCGTGAGCCCCATCTACGAGGGCATGCTCAAAGAGGAGATGGATGCGGCGGCGAGCCGCCACCCTGACGTGCCGTACGAGCCGCAGCTCATCGACGCGACCTACGCGCTGCTGCTGTCGCACACGGGAGAGCCGTTGGTCATCCCTGCCCTCAACCGCGACGGCGACTGCCTGAGCGACCTGGTGCTGCAGATGTTCGGCACGATTGCCGGGTCGGAGTCGCTGCTGTTGTCGATGGATGAGCAGTTGCAGGTGAAGTGCGTCATGGCTGAGGCTCCCCACGGTACGGCACCTCGTCTGCGGGGCCGCAACGTCGCCAACCCCCTGGCCATGATCCTGGCCGGCGCGGCCCTGTTGAGCTACGTGCCCGGCGGCGCAGGCCAGAGGGCATCGCGGGCCATCTACGAGGCGGCGCTCGAGGCGGTGCGGGCAGGGGTGCGAACGGTCGACCTGGGCGGGCAGGCGACGACCACGGAGTTTACCGACGAGGTCATCGAGCGGGTGAGGGCCAAACTGGAGGTGTGGGAGAGCCTGCGATTACAGGCCTGA
- a CDS encoding TerC family protein, with protein sequence MSARSKGVSELPSVETGVGAPPATVAVHSEAWLWIPFLAMVAGALALDLGVFNRKAHAPSTREATAWSVGWIGLALAFNILVYFWLGRRVALEFLAGYLIEKSLSVDNIFVFLMVFSYFSVPREYQHRLLFWGVLGAILIRGAFVVAGAALLAAFHWVNYLFGGFLVYTGIRMAAQKDHHIEPERHPVFRLARRHLPMTERFHGAAFFVRERGRLLATPLVLVLIFVELTDVVFAIDSVPAVFAVSSDPFIVYTSNIFAILGLRALYFLLAGIMPLFRFLKYALAVILSFVGVKMAAASVLEVPIGVSLGVIFGVLAVAVVASVLLPAPGPAAARDEQGRQPVTGSPQAPGGQREPGTA encoded by the coding sequence GTGTCCGCACGATCGAAGGGAGTGTCCGAGCTGCCGTCCGTCGAGACCGGTGTGGGTGCGCCCCCGGCGACCGTCGCCGTGCACTCGGAGGCGTGGTTGTGGATCCCCTTCCTGGCCATGGTGGCGGGTGCCCTGGCGCTCGACCTGGGGGTGTTCAACCGCAAGGCGCACGCCCCGTCGACCCGGGAGGCCACCGCCTGGTCGGTGGGGTGGATCGGTCTCGCCCTGGCCTTCAACATCCTCGTCTACTTCTGGCTGGGGAGAAGAGTGGCGCTGGAGTTCCTCGCCGGGTACCTCATCGAGAAGTCGCTGAGCGTGGACAACATCTTCGTGTTCCTCATGGTCTTCTCGTATTTCTCCGTCCCCCGGGAGTACCAGCACCGGCTGCTCTTCTGGGGCGTCCTGGGGGCCATCCTCATCCGGGGTGCGTTCGTGGTGGCCGGAGCGGCGCTGCTCGCCGCCTTCCACTGGGTCAACTACCTGTTCGGCGGCTTCCTCGTCTACACGGGCATCCGGATGGCAGCGCAGAAAGACCACCATATCGAGCCGGAGCGGCATCCGGTCTTCCGCCTGGCGCGGCGTCACCTGCCCATGACGGAGCGGTTCCACGGGGCCGCCTTCTTCGTGAGGGAGCGGGGGCGGCTGCTGGCGACGCCCCTGGTGCTGGTGCTCATTTTCGTCGAGTTGACCGACGTGGTCTTCGCCATCGACTCGGTCCCTGCGGTCTTCGCCGTGAGCTCGGATCCCTTCATCGTTTACACGTCCAACATCTTCGCCATCCTGGGCTTGCGGGCGCTCTACTTCCTGCTCGCCGGGATCATGCCGCTGTTCCGGTTCCTGAAGTACGCGCTGGCCGTGATCCTGTCCTTCGTGGGGGTGAAGATGGCGGCGGCCAGCGTGCTGGAGGTGCCCATCGGGGTCTCTCTGGGGGTGATCTTCGGGGTCCTGGCCGTGGCCGTGGTCGCCTCGGTACTGTTGCCTGCCCCAGGGCCGGCCGCGGCTCGCGACGAGCAGGGCAGGCAGCCGGTGACCGGCTCCCCGCAGGCTCCCGGCGGGCAGCGAGAGCCCGGGACCGCATGA
- a CDS encoding exopolysaccharide biosynthesis protein produces the protein MADALRRRLRESKGPGRPPVTLGELVDLAREQGFGLLFAVLALPTLIPVLPPGTAAFVGLLFVGLGVQRALGLRHPWLPRRVRRWTLGEQAAEFLEARVLPRLERIERASQRRLTMALTEPVYRAAALSVAVLGVLMVAPLPFFNTLPALVVLVVGVGFLRRDGVFVLVGMGAAYALAAVVVGLVAGGLLAVGSGALMSVLGPLGRWLWPGWQE, from the coding sequence GTGGCGGATGCCCTGCGCCGGCGGCTCCGGGAAAGCAAGGGGCCCGGCCGCCCGCCGGTGACCCTCGGAGAGCTGGTCGACCTGGCGCGGGAGCAAGGGTTTGGCCTGCTCTTCGCGGTGCTGGCGCTGCCCACGCTGATCCCGGTGCTTCCGCCGGGCACGGCGGCCTTTGTCGGGCTGTTGTTCGTTGGGCTGGGGGTGCAGCGCGCCCTGGGCCTGCGCCACCCGTGGCTTCCCCGGCGGGTGCGACGATGGACGCTCGGGGAGCAGGCCGCCGAGTTTCTGGAGGCCAGGGTGTTGCCCCGCCTCGAGCGGATCGAGCGGGCCTCGCAGCGGCGGCTCACGATGGCGCTGACCGAGCCGGTGTACCGGGCGGCGGCCCTTTCGGTCGCCGTCCTCGGCGTTCTCATGGTGGCGCCCCTGCCCTTCTTCAACACCCTGCCCGCCCTGGTGGTGCTGGTCGTGGGGGTCGGGTTCCTGCGCCGGGACGGGGTGTTCGTGCTGGTCGGGATGGGGGCGGCCTACGCGCTGGCGGCGGTGGTCGTCGGGCTGGTGGCCGGGGGGTTGCTGGCGGTGGGGTCCGGGGCGTTGATGAGCGTGCTGGGGCCGCTCGGGCGGTGGCTGTGGCCCGGGTGGCAGGAGTAG
- a CDS encoding TetR/AcrR family transcriptional regulator — protein MSRERRQEIVAAAARIFNEQGFHRTSMADVAQAVGMLKGSLYYYFESKDQLLFEVIQTPLQKLVGALEAVLEQEVDPGTGVREAIRRHIESSAEYYPHLFVIAQERFDFLGEPYRSRIMALHRRYRALWLQLLRRGAQAGRFRSDLDLSLVAFAILGMCNWMYRWYRPEGRASPRVIAEHFAEVVLSGLRAPGAGAPGASQASLPGSQ, from the coding sequence ATGAGCAGGGAGCGGCGGCAGGAGATCGTGGCGGCTGCCGCCCGGATCTTCAACGAGCAAGGGTTCCACCGCACCTCCATGGCCGACGTCGCCCAGGCAGTGGGGATGCTCAAGGGAAGCCTCTACTACTACTTCGAGAGCAAGGACCAGCTGCTCTTCGAGGTGATCCAGACGCCGCTGCAAAAGCTGGTCGGGGCGCTGGAGGCGGTCCTCGAGCAGGAAGTGGATCCGGGGACCGGAGTGCGGGAGGCCATCCGCCGCCACATCGAAAGCTCGGCGGAGTACTACCCGCACCTCTTCGTGATCGCCCAGGAGCGCTTCGACTTCCTGGGCGAGCCGTACCGCTCCCGGATCATGGCCTTGCACCGCCGCTACCGGGCACTGTGGCTGCAGCTGCTGCGCCGGGGAGCCCAGGCCGGCCGCTTCCGCTCCGACCTGGATCTCTCCCTGGTCGCCTTCGCCATCCTCGGGATGTGCAACTGGATGTACCGCTGGTACCGGCCCGAAGGGCGAGCCTCCCCGCGCGTCATCGCCGAGCACTTCGCCGAGGTCGTGCTCTCCGGCCTGCGGGCCCCTGGGGCCGGCGCCCCGGGCGCCTCGCAGGCATCACTCCCGGGCTCTCAGTAG
- a CDS encoding sugar phosphate isomerase family: MAYSAIDAARLEQWLRVGADRLPGHPEARIRLQILPTPEDVHRHFAQSVFDEIAANNREGRPTRLIVPCGPREPIPILARMVNERRLSLRNVHLFHMDEHLDWQGRPYPLDSPWSFEGWWRRHFYDVVDPELNVPESQRHFPSPYDLDGMARAIDAAGGIDTAYGGIGFHGHIAYNEPPLAPWPVVSAEQFRQSTTRIVSLNVDTIIAMAQREAGGAVQLVPTMAITLGMREILAARRIRLYSTTGAWKQTALRIALFGPVTVEYPVTFLQEHPDALIVVDRATAEPPEWAY, from the coding sequence TTGGCCTACTCCGCAATCGACGCAGCGCGGCTCGAGCAGTGGCTCCGCGTCGGCGCGGATCGCCTGCCCGGCCATCCCGAGGCGCGCATCCGCCTGCAGATCCTCCCGACGCCGGAGGACGTCCACCGGCACTTTGCCCAAAGCGTGTTCGACGAGATCGCGGCCAACAACCGGGAAGGCCGCCCGACCCGGCTCATCGTTCCCTGCGGGCCGAGAGAGCCGATCCCCATCCTGGCCCGCATGGTCAATGAGCGCCGGCTGAGCCTGCGTAACGTGCACCTCTTCCACATGGACGAGCACCTCGACTGGCAGGGGCGGCCGTATCCCCTGGACAGCCCCTGGAGCTTCGAGGGCTGGTGGCGCCGCCACTTCTACGACGTGGTCGACCCGGAGCTCAACGTGCCCGAGTCGCAGAGGCATTTCCCGTCACCTTACGACCTGGACGGCATGGCCAGGGCCATCGATGCGGCCGGGGGAATCGACACGGCTTACGGCGGCATCGGCTTCCACGGGCACATCGCCTACAACGAGCCGCCGCTCGCTCCGTGGCCGGTGGTCTCGGCCGAGCAGTTCCGCCAGTCGACGACCCGCATCGTGAGCCTCAACGTCGACACCATCATCGCCATGGCCCAGCGGGAAGCCGGCGGGGCCGTGCAGCTCGTGCCGACCATGGCCATCACCCTGGGCATGCGGGAGATCCTGGCCGCCCGGCGCATCCGCCTCTACAGCACCACGGGGGCGTGGAAGCAGACGGCTCTGCGCATCGCGCTCTTCGGCCCGGTGACGGTGGAGTACCCGGTGACGTTTTTGCAGGAGCACCCGGATGCGCTCATCGTGGTGGACCGGGCGACGGCCGAGCCCCCGGAGTGGGCCTACTGA